In the genome of Populus alba chromosome 11, ASM523922v2, whole genome shotgun sequence, one region contains:
- the LOC118035707 gene encoding probable glutathione S-transferase yields the protein MASDQVTLLDFWPSPFGMRVRLALAEKGVKYEYTEEDLRNKSALLLQMNPVNKQIPVLVHNGKPVCESLIIVQYIDEVWKDSAPLLPSDPYQKAQARFWADFVDKKIYDLGRKIWSKKGEEQEAAKKDFIDSLKLMEGELGDKPYFGGETIGYVDIALVPFYSWFYAYETIGNFNIEAECPKLIAYCKRCLQKETVSKALEDPQKVYDFVLMLMKKFGL from the exons ATGGCTAGTGATCAAGTGACCCTGTTGGATTTCTGGCCAAGTCCATTTGGTATGAGAGTGAGATTAGCGTTGGCTGAAAAGGGCGTCAAGTATGAGTACACTGAAGAAGATTTGAGGAACAAAAGTGCTTTGCTCCTTCAAATGAATCCTGTTAACAAGCAAATCCCAGTTCTTGTCCATAATGGGAAACCTGTCTGTGAGTCACTTATTATTGTTCAATATATTGATGAGGTGTGGAAGGACAGCGCTCCTTTGTTGCCTTCTGATCCGTACCAGAAAGCTCAGGCTAGGTTCTGGGCTGATTTTGTTGACAAGAAG ATATATGACCTTGGGAGGAAGATATGGTcgaaaaaaggagaagaacagGAGGCAGCCAAGAAGGACTTCATTGACAGCCTCAAGTTGATGGAAGGAGAGCTCGGAGACAAGCCTTACTTTGGGGGCGAGACCATCGGCTACGTTGATATAGCACTTGTTCCTTTCTATTCCTGGTTTTATGCCTATGAGACCATCGGAAACTTCAACATAGAGGCCGAGTGTCCGAAGCTGATTGCTTACTGTAAGAGGTGCTTGCAGAAAGAGACTGTATCCAAGGCTCTTGAAGATCCACAAAAGGTCT